One Fuerstiella marisgermanici DNA window includes the following coding sequences:
- a CDS encoding phosphoribosylaminoimidazolesuccinocarboxamide synthase has protein sequence MNPVVLQSELGDSSVPVRHGKVRDVYDFGDRLLFVATDRISAFDYVLPTGIPGKGEVLTRISQFWFDRLDVPNHFLSTDVSSLPLPDRTNLAALQGRSMVVRRTDVVPVECVVRGYLSGSGWAEYQKSGTVCGVQLPDGLKESSKLPEPIFTPATKAEEGHDENISFERMSELIGHDLSQRLRELSLKVYQQGVEYARSRGIIVADTKFEFGQIDGELILIDEVMTPDSSRFWPQDQYREGGSQLSFDKQFVRDWLLSSGWDRNSAPPSLPDDVVARTAEKYIEAFEKLTGTKF, from the coding sequence GTGAATCCAGTGGTGTTGCAAAGTGAACTTGGAGATTCCAGTGTGCCCGTGCGTCACGGGAAAGTCCGTGACGTGTACGATTTCGGCGATCGCCTGCTGTTTGTCGCCACCGACCGCATTAGCGCGTTCGACTATGTGCTGCCGACCGGGATTCCGGGAAAAGGCGAAGTGCTCACGCGGATCAGTCAGTTCTGGTTTGATCGGCTTGACGTTCCGAATCATTTTCTGTCGACCGACGTTTCCAGCCTGCCGCTGCCAGACAGAACCAATCTGGCGGCGTTGCAAGGCCGCAGTATGGTGGTCCGCAGAACGGATGTGGTGCCAGTCGAATGTGTCGTGCGAGGCTATCTGTCCGGATCCGGTTGGGCAGAGTATCAGAAAAGTGGAACGGTTTGCGGCGTCCAACTGCCCGATGGCCTGAAGGAAAGCAGCAAACTTCCCGAGCCGATTTTCACGCCAGCCACGAAAGCGGAAGAAGGACACGATGAGAACATCAGTTTTGAACGGATGAGCGAACTGATCGGCCACGACTTGTCGCAACGACTGCGCGAACTAAGTCTGAAGGTGTATCAGCAGGGTGTTGAATACGCTCGCAGTCGCGGCATCATCGTTGCCGACACGAAGTTTGAATTCGGTCAGATCGACGGCGAACTGATCCTCATTGACGAAGTCATGACGCCGGACAGTTCCCGCTTCTGGCCTCAGGATCAGTACCGCGAAGGTGGTAGCCAACTTTCTTTTGATAAGCAATTTGTGCGCGACTGGTTGCTGTCGTCCGGGTGGGATCGCAACAGTGCCCCACCCAGTCTGCCCGACGATGTTGTGGCACGCACCGCAGAGAAATATATTGAGGCGTTTGAAAAGCTGACGGGCACAAAGTTCTGA
- a CDS encoding FHA domain-containing protein has protein sequence MLAQLIPVKNGPRITLTKPITVVGRSARLCDLAVDHNAVSKIHCVLVKTDGLIYLRDLGSTNGTRVNGQRVIRGALLPGDQISFGGAGYTVYLGPDPQLSAGGQSSAELTEMIPIITDSDPDLSVSKSDVQLLSDSDFLPAD, from the coding sequence ATGCTGGCCCAGCTAATCCCAGTCAAGAACGGTCCTCGGATCACTCTGACCAAGCCGATCACGGTGGTGGGTCGCAGTGCGCGGCTGTGCGATCTGGCGGTGGATCACAACGCCGTTTCCAAGATACATTGCGTGCTGGTCAAAACAGACGGCCTGATCTATTTGCGAGATCTCGGCAGCACCAACGGGACTCGCGTGAACGGCCAGCGAGTCATCCGGGGTGCGTTGTTGCCTGGCGACCAGATTTCGTTTGGCGGAGCAGGCTACACGGTGTATCTGGGGCCCGATCCTCAGCTTTCGGCGGGCGGCCAGTCGTCAGCCGAACTGACCGAGATGATTCCGATCATCACCGACAGCGACCCGGACTTAAGCGTTTCCAAAAGCGACGTTCAGTTGCTGTCTGATTCTGACTTTCTGCCCGCCGACTAA
- a CDS encoding endo-1,4-beta-xylanase — MRFRIATENLLPSEGVTRADFVTFDGRVIRAKSRLDGDLLECIRSQTDSSKLRILCNLGDRQTIVCTTSLPEQQTPYDLEVELARGELSRLRNFYHLWTGAGLKSTPVLDDLLEKAHKAFRLGIFSGSDPNACLASLRLTQEAIDLLTHLYTKQRITYRQQKTQRFPMMVGCGLSQPPIHEEHFVEAFNSILIKTRWCDLEPTDGNYEWKNLDRLVDWAGERRLFTMGGPLLNLSTDNFPDWISPWKSDPVNLQSFTSDFVETVVSRYVGRIRHWEVVCGPNRGGASALSEEQRLNLVVRAIEAAQQVDEQIQISLRVTQPWGEYLSTTENRLPPIQFIDTLRRSGARISEINLDIRFGTGSLHSLHRDMLSVSQLLDHWSILQTPLNVMAALPIAPAETDRISRVQWQMQQMEDFLLMCLSKERVTGFYCLNWADRRVMEEPLVDTDNSLHPVVSNLTALEQTHWPSSMVR; from the coding sequence ATGAGATTTAGGATTGCGACGGAGAATCTTCTTCCGTCCGAAGGTGTGACGAGGGCAGACTTCGTGACCTTTGACGGGCGAGTGATCCGGGCAAAGTCCAGACTGGACGGCGATCTGCTGGAATGCATTCGCAGCCAGACCGACAGCAGCAAACTCAGAATCCTGTGCAACCTGGGCGACCGCCAAACCATCGTCTGCACGACATCGTTGCCCGAACAGCAGACTCCCTACGACCTTGAAGTGGAACTCGCGCGAGGCGAACTTTCGCGGCTGCGAAACTTCTACCACCTGTGGACAGGAGCAGGTCTGAAGTCGACACCGGTGCTCGATGACCTGCTCGAGAAAGCTCACAAAGCCTTTCGACTGGGAATCTTTTCCGGCTCCGATCCGAACGCCTGCCTGGCGTCGCTGCGACTGACCCAGGAAGCCATCGACCTGCTGACCCATCTCTACACAAAGCAACGCATTACGTACCGTCAACAGAAGACCCAGCGGTTTCCGATGATGGTCGGCTGCGGCCTGTCGCAGCCCCCCATTCATGAAGAACATTTTGTAGAAGCCTTCAACTCGATTCTCATCAAGACCCGCTGGTGCGACCTGGAACCGACTGACGGGAACTACGAATGGAAGAACCTTGACCGACTGGTGGACTGGGCCGGAGAACGACGCCTGTTCACGATGGGCGGCCCTCTGCTGAATCTGTCGACGGACAATTTTCCCGACTGGATCTCCCCGTGGAAGTCTGACCCGGTCAACCTGCAAAGCTTCACGTCAGACTTTGTGGAAACCGTCGTCAGCCGCTACGTCGGCCGGATTCGGCATTGGGAAGTTGTGTGCGGCCCCAATCGCGGCGGTGCTAGTGCTCTGTCAGAAGAACAACGCCTGAACCTTGTTGTGCGAGCTATCGAAGCCGCTCAGCAGGTGGACGAACAAATTCAGATCAGCCTGCGAGTCACTCAGCCGTGGGGCGAATATCTAAGCACCACGGAAAACCGGTTGCCCCCCATTCAGTTCATCGACACGCTGCGGCGAAGCGGTGCGAGGATCTCGGAGATCAACCTGGACATTCGCTTCGGCACAGGATCGCTGCACAGCCTGCATCGCGACATGCTAAGCGTTTCGCAATTGCTGGACCATTGGTCCATTCTGCAAACGCCATTAAACGTAATGGCCGCGCTGCCGATTGCTCCGGCGGAAACAGATCGTATCTCACGAGTGCAGTGGCAGATGCAGCAGATGGAAGACTTCCTGCTGATGTGCCTTTCCAAAGAACGCGTGACCGGTTTTTACTGTCTGAACTGGGCGGACCGACGCGTGATGGAAGAACCGCTGGTCGACACCGACAACAGCCTGCACCCTGTCGTCAGCAATTTGACGGCTCTGGAACAAACGCACTGGCCGTCATCAATGGTGCGGTAG
- a CDS encoding serine/threonine protein kinase yields the protein MATPHAGLTGVLRHHASEMLIAEDRFPPEGNNVSDKNEKKTPAGSQKKTVTKIGDFELKKRLGKGGMGEVFLARQISLDRLVALKTLSKNLAKNEDFVGRFLREARSMAKLDHTNVVKVYAVDSYKGVHFAAIEYINGKSVQDWLNKLKKFSVGDAVHIAMVCAEALKHAHDQNMVHRDIKPDNILLTSKGVVKVADFGLAKVLDDDVSMTQTNAGLGTPLYMPPEQAHSAKTVDLRCDIYALGATLYHLLTGKLPFTGANVVELIKAKEIGKYEAARKICPEIPERLDLIIDKMMAKDPKHRYGDCAEIIRDLNALGVHSEALSFVEGAVPTGVGRSVSPTVAGLGSTMTAAARSGEVSSRVDAKKSAKKAASRTWYVQYVDEKKKTVVEKHSTGRILKMIKAGTVTAKARCKASADGSYLPLAQFPEFRDAIEASLSRHTAQIQKTDMKSLYKQVERDEKKRVRWRWARNKLRNLGGGIMLMLWLALVGVIAALVIFLGQGLWQTLGEKVREMLS from the coding sequence GTGGCAACACCTCACGCGGGTTTGACCGGCGTTCTCAGACATCACGCCAGTGAGATGCTGATCGCTGAAGACAGGTTTCCGCCAGAAGGGAACAACGTGTCGGACAAAAACGAAAAGAAAACGCCAGCGGGAAGTCAGAAGAAGACGGTTACAAAGATCGGCGATTTCGAGCTCAAAAAGAGGCTCGGCAAAGGCGGCATGGGTGAAGTGTTTCTGGCGCGGCAGATCAGTCTTGATCGCCTTGTCGCACTAAAAACGCTTTCCAAAAATCTCGCGAAGAACGAGGACTTCGTGGGCCGTTTCTTACGCGAAGCGCGTTCGATGGCCAAACTGGATCACACGAATGTGGTCAAAGTTTATGCCGTCGATTCTTACAAAGGTGTTCACTTTGCAGCCATTGAATACATCAATGGCAAGAGCGTGCAGGACTGGCTGAACAAGCTGAAAAAGTTCTCCGTCGGCGACGCCGTTCATATCGCGATGGTCTGTGCGGAAGCGTTGAAGCATGCTCATGATCAAAACATGGTGCATCGCGATATCAAACCGGACAACATTCTGCTGACCAGCAAAGGCGTCGTGAAGGTCGCTGACTTCGGCCTGGCCAAAGTGCTGGACGATGACGTTTCGATGACGCAGACCAACGCGGGGCTCGGCACACCCCTGTACATGCCCCCCGAACAGGCTCATAGCGCCAAGACCGTCGACCTTCGTTGTGACATCTACGCCTTGGGTGCCACGCTGTACCATTTGCTCACCGGAAAACTGCCCTTCACCGGTGCTAACGTTGTGGAACTAATCAAAGCTAAGGAAATCGGCAAGTACGAAGCGGCCAGGAAGATCTGCCCGGAGATCCCTGAGCGGTTGGATCTGATCATCGACAAGATGATGGCCAAAGATCCCAAGCACCGTTACGGCGACTGTGCGGAGATCATCAGGGATCTAAACGCCCTGGGAGTACACAGCGAAGCGTTGTCTTTTGTCGAGGGGGCCGTGCCAACGGGCGTGGGACGTTCGGTGTCGCCAACGGTTGCCGGGTTAGGAAGCACGATGACCGCGGCGGCTCGCTCGGGCGAGGTTTCTTCACGAGTCGATGCGAAGAAGTCGGCTAAGAAGGCAGCGTCGCGAACGTGGTACGTGCAGTATGTGGATGAGAAGAAGAAAACGGTCGTGGAGAAGCATTCGACCGGTCGCATCCTGAAGATGATCAAGGCGGGCACAGTCACGGCCAAAGCACGCTGCAAAGCCTCGGCCGATGGTTCGTACCTTCCACTGGCTCAATTCCCTGAATTCAGGGACGCCATCGAAGCCAGCCTTAGCCGCCACACGGCTCAGATACAAAAAACGGATATGAAAAGCCTGTACAAGCAGGTGGAACGCGACGAGAAGAAACGAGTTCGCTGGCGGTGGGCTCGGAACAAGCTTCGCAACTTAGGGGGTGGCATCATGTTGATGCTCTGGCTGGCACTTGTTGGCGTCATCGCCGCGCTGGTCATTTTTCTCGGCCAGGGGCTGTGGCAAACACTGGGAGAAAAAGTCAGAGAGATGCTGAGTTAG
- a CDS encoding DUF1559 domain-containing protein produces the protein MLRTIVLSCFTMSLAGAAYWTVAAPLAPQKAVPPENFLPARATALLKMDGNAQHRPAIEQTAAWKSLEETGMRARMFDLVETFVATRDGELAKVVRKQMDSLLENGLSAAVCVSADGQSVAPYGVIVLHGAADFAPTLVELITRADESFVEKIRTLDDGGRSISIVEEGPPGTELAWWAEGGHLILAAGVNASTQVIATLEGETQNATQHRLWKELHSDQDFTVTHAGWLDTQSLLNQFGEMPFPEPLGEQRVTIGQFADMLGVANLEAMTVVGGFRNEVTWNTFKVVAPEPRKGLLKLLNQRTISFDELPPIPPSTDNMMAFAFDIKGAVDTVLETAQTFTTFMGEDEQAAFDREFEKFQQIIGGHPRDVFSAGLGDLCCIYNDPSSMPIPIGIGPVLVTAVKDRNTLEDSIDRVIELSKMIPDARDLQIRKSDKNDATFYSIGIKGGMPVVPTIMVTDDWMVASITPGAAQSFVARVQGRLPKWEPGEQVAKALTELPSKFTSITISDPAPGYHQIMTWAPMALGMMESQVLAKAPNPVEMPFGLQDLPSPAELTAPMFPNVMVTTVTENGATTQGRQSVPGTPMGNVGSVGTVGVLVALLLPAVQQAREAARRTQSKNNLKQIGLAMHNYHDVYREFPRGTIENDELKPEQRLSWMVSLLPFIDQNALFQQIDREGEWNAGGNAKLSAIRIPSLQNPSHARTSDNPGAMDYVGIAGVGPKAAELPNDDPKAGIFGYNRATRIRDIRDGTSNTMAVADASQPNASYMQGGKATIRGFSQKPYINGPDGIGGPHQGGIQVLLADGSVRFISENIDPSVLEALATKSGGEVIGSF, from the coding sequence ATGTTGCGAACGATTGTGTTGTCCTGTTTCACAATGTCCCTGGCCGGCGCGGCTTACTGGACAGTCGCCGCGCCCCTCGCACCGCAGAAGGCCGTGCCTCCGGAGAACTTTCTGCCCGCACGAGCGACGGCGCTGCTGAAGATGGACGGGAACGCTCAACATCGTCCAGCGATCGAACAAACGGCCGCGTGGAAATCGCTGGAAGAGACGGGCATGCGAGCTCGGATGTTTGACCTTGTCGAAACCTTCGTGGCGACACGTGACGGAGAACTGGCCAAAGTTGTTCGCAAACAGATGGACAGCCTTCTGGAGAACGGATTGTCCGCCGCTGTCTGCGTTTCTGCCGATGGTCAATCAGTAGCACCGTACGGAGTGATCGTGCTGCATGGCGCGGCCGACTTCGCTCCAACACTGGTTGAACTCATCACACGCGCCGATGAGTCCTTCGTCGAAAAAATCCGGACTCTTGATGATGGCGGACGTTCGATCAGCATCGTCGAGGAAGGCCCTCCCGGTACAGAACTGGCATGGTGGGCCGAAGGCGGGCATTTGATTTTGGCGGCTGGCGTAAACGCATCAACTCAGGTCATCGCAACACTGGAAGGTGAAACACAAAACGCGACGCAGCATCGTCTGTGGAAAGAACTTCACAGCGATCAGGATTTCACGGTGACTCATGCGGGCTGGCTGGACACACAGTCGCTGCTGAATCAATTTGGGGAGATGCCTTTCCCGGAACCACTGGGCGAACAGCGAGTGACGATCGGGCAGTTTGCGGACATGCTGGGCGTCGCCAACCTGGAAGCCATGACGGTAGTCGGAGGATTTAGGAATGAAGTCACGTGGAACACGTTCAAGGTTGTCGCACCGGAACCTCGCAAAGGTTTGCTGAAGCTGTTGAATCAGCGAACCATTTCCTTTGACGAACTGCCTCCGATTCCGCCCAGCACCGACAACATGATGGCGTTCGCGTTCGATATCAAAGGCGCCGTCGACACCGTGCTGGAAACGGCTCAGACCTTCACCACATTTATGGGCGAGGATGAGCAGGCAGCGTTCGATCGCGAGTTTGAAAAGTTTCAACAAATCATCGGCGGACACCCGCGCGACGTGTTCAGCGCCGGGCTCGGCGACCTTTGCTGCATCTACAACGATCCATCTTCAATGCCCATTCCGATCGGGATTGGTCCCGTTCTGGTAACGGCGGTGAAGGATCGAAACACGTTGGAGGATTCGATCGACCGCGTCATTGAGCTGTCAAAGATGATCCCTGATGCACGGGATCTGCAAATTCGAAAGTCGGACAAGAACGACGCGACGTTTTATTCGATCGGCATCAAGGGCGGAATGCCGGTGGTGCCAACGATTATGGTGACGGATGACTGGATGGTCGCCAGCATAACGCCCGGAGCGGCTCAGTCGTTTGTCGCTCGCGTACAGGGACGCTTGCCGAAGTGGGAGCCAGGCGAACAGGTGGCGAAGGCGCTTACGGAACTACCTTCAAAATTCACATCGATTACGATTTCGGACCCAGCCCCCGGCTACCACCAAATCATGACGTGGGCGCCGATGGCGCTGGGGATGATGGAAAGTCAGGTGCTGGCCAAGGCCCCGAATCCCGTCGAAATGCCGTTCGGCCTACAGGACCTGCCTTCTCCAGCGGAGTTGACGGCCCCCATGTTTCCGAACGTCATGGTGACCACCGTGACTGAAAATGGCGCGACGACTCAGGGACGTCAATCCGTTCCCGGAACCCCGATGGGCAACGTCGGATCGGTGGGCACGGTCGGCGTTCTGGTGGCGTTGCTTCTGCCAGCCGTTCAACAGGCGCGCGAGGCGGCTCGGCGGACGCAGTCGAAAAACAATCTGAAACAAATCGGTCTGGCCATGCACAACTACCACGATGTGTATCGCGAGTTCCCTCGCGGCACGATCGAGAACGATGAACTGAAGCCGGAACAGCGCTTGAGCTGGATGGTGAGCCTGCTGCCATTTATCGACCAGAACGCTCTCTTCCAGCAGATCGATCGCGAAGGCGAATGGAATGCTGGTGGCAATGCGAAACTGTCGGCGATCCGAATTCCGTCGCTGCAAAATCCCAGCCACGCCCGAACGTCTGACAACCCCGGGGCGATGGACTACGTTGGCATCGCGGGCGTCGGACCAAAGGCCGCTGAGTTGCCGAACGACGATCCTAAAGCGGGAATCTTCGGGTATAACCGAGCCACCAGAATTCGTGATATCCGAGACGGGACTTCCAACACAATGGCTGTGGCCGACGCTTCCCAACCAAACGCGTCCTACATGCAGGGCGGCAAGGCGACGATCCGTGGGTTCAGTCAGAAGCCATACATCAACGGCCCCGACGGCATCGGCGGACCTCATCAGGGCGGCATTCAGGTGCTGCTTGCCGATGGGTCGGTACGGTTCATCTCAGAGAACATCGATCCCTCAGTGCTTGAGGCGCTGGCCACGAAATCCGGCGGCGAGGTCATTGGAAGCTTCTGA